A single genomic interval of Croceibacter atlanticus HTCC2559 harbors:
- the ychF gene encoding redox-regulated ATPase YchF, producing MKAGIVGLPNVGKSTLFNCLSNAKAQSANFPFCTIEPNIGVVNVPDPRLRKLEELVNPERVMPATVDIVDIAGLVKGASKGEGLGNQFLGNIRETDAILHVLRCFDDGNVVHVDGSVDPIRDKETIDIELQLKDLETAEKKLEKVKRAARTGNKEAQKEDSILNTIKSNLEQGISVRAIEFSEEDYEEFVKPLQFITDKPVMYVCNVDEASANSGNAYVDKVKEAVKDENAEVLVLAVGIEADIAELDDFEEREMFLADIGLDEPGSAKLIRAAYKLLNQQTYFTAGKKEVRAWTVKVGASAPQAAGVIHTDFEKGFIRAEVIKYEDFVSYGSEAKVKEAGKLGVEGKNYIVQDGDVMHFLFNV from the coding sequence ATGAAAGCCGGAATTGTAGGATTACCAAACGTAGGAAAATCGACATTATTTAATTGTTTGTCTAATGCAAAAGCACAAAGTGCTAATTTCCCGTTTTGTACCATAGAACCAAATATTGGAGTGGTAAATGTTCCAGATCCTAGACTAAGAAAACTTGAGGAGTTAGTTAATCCTGAGCGTGTAATGCCTGCAACTGTTGATATTGTAGATATTGCTGGTCTTGTAAAAGGCGCTAGTAAAGGTGAAGGCTTAGGAAACCAGTTTTTAGGTAATATACGTGAGACAGATGCTATTTTGCATGTGTTGCGTTGTTTTGATGATGGTAACGTTGTACACGTAGATGGTAGTGTAGACCCAATTAGAGATAAGGAAACAATTGATATTGAGCTACAGCTTAAAGATCTTGAAACTGCAGAAAAGAAACTTGAGAAAGTTAAAAGAGCTGCACGCACAGGTAATAAAGAAGCCCAAAAAGAAGACAGTATTTTAAATACTATAAAATCTAATTTAGAGCAAGGTATCTCTGTTCGAGCTATAGAGTTTTCTGAAGAGGACTATGAGGAATTTGTAAAGCCATTACAGTTTATTACAGACAAACCAGTAATGTATGTTTGTAATGTAGATGAGGCTTCAGCAAACTCTGGAAATGCTTATGTAGACAAAGTAAAAGAAGCGGTTAAAGATGAAAATGCAGAAGTGTTAGTTCTTGCCGTAGGTATTGAAGCAGATATAGCAGAGCTTGATGATTTTGAAGAACGCGAAATGTTTTTAGCAGATATAGGTTTAGATGAGCCAGGTTCTGCAAAATTAATTCGTGCAGCATATAAGCTCTTAAATCAACAAACGTATTTTACTGCTGGTAAAAAAGAGGTAAGAGCTTGGACAGTTAAAGTTGGAGCATCTGCACCACAAGCGGCAGGTGTTATACATACAGATTTTGAGAAAGGTTTCATTAGAGCTGAAGTTATAAAGTATGAAGACTTTGTAAGTTATGGTAGTGAAGCCAAAGTAAAAGAAGCAGGTAAATTAGGTGTAGAAGGTAAAAACTATATTGTACAAGATGGTGATGTCATGCACTTCTTGTTTAATGTATAA
- a CDS encoding DEAD/DEAH box helicase produces MSTTFKDLNLSPSLQKALDELGIVHPTPIQEESFPVIMSGRDVVGIAQTGTGKTYAYALPVLRLLPYSRQVNPRALIIVPTRELVVQVVSEIEKLCTLNDMRILGVYGGTNINTQKKAVVEGCDVLVATPGRLYDLAVSHVLQLKNIQKLVIDEVDVMLDLGFRFQLVNILDILPKKHQNILFSATMTDEVSSMISEFFNNPIKISVAKSGTPLVNIQQYRYNVPNYYTKQNLIIHLLEDVETYEKTLIFVPNKRIADRLFAVVDKTFPDQASVIHSNKTQNYRLNSIEAFETGEHRIMIATDVMARGLDIDDISHVINMDTPSYPENYLHRIGRTGRAEKKGTALVLTSESEVEWLKTIEELMETKVDTIEMTNDVEISKELAPEEQQKPVEIYNPLKKEPSKGKAFHEKKDKNRKRNEGGSYKRKIEKKYKKPKTRGQKRKGK; encoded by the coding sequence GTGTCCACTACTTTTAAAGACTTAAACCTATCTCCTTCTTTACAGAAAGCTTTAGATGAATTAGGTATCGTACATCCTACTCCAATACAGGAAGAATCATTTCCTGTAATCATGTCTGGTAGAGATGTTGTTGGTATTGCCCAAACAGGAACTGGTAAAACCTATGCTTATGCATTACCTGTCCTAAGACTACTACCCTATTCTAGACAAGTAAATCCTAGAGCTTTAATAATTGTTCCTACGCGTGAACTTGTTGTACAAGTAGTTTCAGAAATTGAAAAACTTTGTACACTTAATGATATGCGTATTTTAGGTGTTTATGGTGGTACAAATATTAATACACAGAAAAAAGCTGTAGTTGAAGGGTGTGATGTTCTTGTAGCTACGCCAGGTAGATTGTATGACCTTGCTGTTAGCCACGTACTACAACTAAAAAACATACAGAAACTTGTGATTGATGAGGTTGATGTTATGTTAGACCTCGGATTTAGATTTCAGCTAGTTAACATTTTAGATATACTTCCTAAAAAGCATCAAAACATATTGTTTTCTGCTACTATGACAGATGAAGTCTCTTCTATGATTTCTGAATTCTTTAATAATCCTATAAAAATATCTGTTGCAAAAAGTGGAACACCATTAGTTAACATACAACAATATCGTTATAATGTTCCTAATTACTACACAAAGCAAAATCTAATTATTCATCTTTTAGAAGATGTTGAAACATACGAAAAGACATTAATATTTGTTCCTAATAAACGTATTGCAGACCGTTTATTTGCTGTTGTGGACAAGACATTCCCAGATCAAGCTAGTGTTATTCACTCTAATAAGACTCAAAATTATAGACTTAATAGTATTGAAGCTTTTGAAACAGGTGAACATCGTATCATGATTGCTACAGATGTTATGGCACGTGGTTTAGATATAGATGATATCTCTCACGTTATTAATATGGATACACCAAGCTATCCAGAAAATTATCTGCATAGGATAGGTCGTACTGGTAGAGCTGAGAAAAAAGGTACTGCATTAGTTCTTACTTCAGAAAGTGAGGTAGAATGGCTTAAAACCATAGAGGAACTTATGGAAACTAAGGTTGACACTATAGAGATGACTAATGATGTTGAAATTTCTAAAGAGCTTGCTCCAGAAGAACAACAAAAACCTGTAGAAATATATAATCCTCTAAAGAAGGAACCTTCAAAAGGTAAAGCATTTCACGAAAAAAAGGACAAAAACAGAAAGCGTAATGAAGGTGGTTCTTACAAACGTAAGATTGAGAAGAAATATAAAAAGCCAAAAACTCGAGGTCAAAAGAGAAAAGGTAAATAA
- a CDS encoding NADPH-dependent FMN reductase, with the protein MKKILCFAGSNSRHSINTILVNYVANKIIDHEVKIISLLDYELPMYSLDLENERSFSADLQVLRNIIKDHDALIISVNEHNGSISAFFKNHLDWLSRLDRNFLEGKKVLLMSTSPGARGAKSALEFCKLVLPRFGAEIVESFSFPSFQDNFSIEENKITNDVLEMGLNDMLSTFEHHINL; encoded by the coding sequence ATGAAAAAGATTCTTTGCTTTGCAGGCTCAAATAGCCGTCATTCTATTAATACCATATTAGTAAATTATGTAGCTAATAAAATTATAGATCACGAGGTTAAAATTATCTCATTATTAGATTATGAATTACCTATGTATAGTCTGGACTTAGAGAATGAGCGTAGTTTCTCAGCAGATTTACAAGTTTTACGTAATATAATAAAAGATCATGATGCTCTTATTATTTCAGTTAATGAGCATAACGGAAGTATATCTGCTTTTTTTAAAAATCATTTAGATTGGCTATCTAGACTAGATCGTAATTTTCTGGAAGGTAAAAAGGTATTATTAATGAGTACATCACCAGGCGCAAGAGGAGCAAAGTCTGCTTTGGAGTTTTGCAAATTGGTACTTCCTAGGTTTGGGGCAGAAATTGTTGAGAGCTTTAGCTTCCCATCTTTTCAAGATAACTTCTCAATTGAGGAAAATAAAATTACAAATGATGTCCTTGAGATGGGACTTAATGATATGTTGAGTACCTTTGAGCATCACATTAATTTATGA
- the fumC gene encoding class II fumarate hydratase — translation MAFRIEKDTMGEVKVPADKLWGAQTERSRNNFKIGKPASMPLEVIYGFAYLKKAAAYTNCELGVLPVDKRDLIAQVCDEILEGKHDDQFPLVIWQTGSGTQSNMNVNEVVANRAHQLAGKTIGEGEKTLLPNDDVNKSQSSNDTFPTGMHIAAYKKVVEVTIPGIKQLRDTLKRKSEEFKNVVKIGRTHFMDATPLTLGQEFGGYVSQLDHGLKALHNTLPHLAELALGGTAVGTGLNTPKGYSTRVAEYIASFTKLPFVSAENKFEALAAHDALVETHGALKQLAVSLNKIGNDIRMLASGPRSGIGELNIPANEPGSSIMPGKVNPTQCEALTMVCAQVIGNDMAIAVGGMQGQFELNVFKPVMASNLLESAQLLGDASVSFEEHCASGIEPNQARIDELLKNSLMLVTALNTKIGYYKAAEIANTAHKNGTTLKEEAVNLGYVTAEEFDEWVKPEDMVSSKK, via the coding sequence ATGGCTTTTAGAATAGAAAAAGATACAATGGGTGAGGTTAAAGTGCCGGCAGACAAGCTTTGGGGCGCACAAACCGAACGTTCGAGAAATAATTTTAAAATAGGTAAACCAGCTTCTATGCCTTTAGAGGTAATTTATGGTTTTGCATACCTAAAAAAAGCTGCTGCTTATACCAATTGTGAGCTTGGCGTACTTCCTGTAGATAAAAGAGATCTTATTGCACAAGTGTGTGATGAGATTTTAGAAGGAAAGCACGACGACCAATTTCCATTAGTTATATGGCAAACTGGTAGTGGTACTCAAAGTAACATGAATGTTAATGAAGTTGTTGCAAACAGAGCACACCAATTAGCAGGTAAAACTATTGGTGAAGGTGAGAAAACACTTTTACCAAATGATGATGTAAATAAAAGTCAATCTTCAAACGATACCTTTCCAACAGGAATGCACATTGCTGCATATAAGAAGGTTGTAGAGGTTACTATTCCTGGTATAAAACAACTAAGAGATACGCTAAAACGTAAATCTGAAGAATTTAAGAATGTTGTAAAGATAGGCCGCACGCATTTTATGGATGCTACGCCTTTAACTTTAGGGCAAGAATTTGGAGGTTACGTTTCTCAATTAGATCACGGTCTTAAAGCGTTACACAATACACTTCCACATTTAGCTGAACTAGCTTTAGGAGGAACAGCTGTTGGTACAGGATTAAATACCCCAAAAGGTTACTCTACTCGCGTTGCAGAATATATAGCTTCTTTTACAAAACTTCCTTTTGTTTCTGCAGAGAATAAGTTTGAGGCACTTGCTGCTCACGATGCTTTAGTTGAAACTCACGGTGCATTAAAACAATTGGCCGTTTCTTTAAATAAAATAGGAAATGATATAAGAATGTTAGCTTCAGGACCACGTAGTGGTATTGGTGAGCTTAATATTCCTGCAAATGAGCCAGGTTCTTCAATCATGCCAGGAAAAGTAAATCCTACACAATGTGAAGCTTTAACTATGGTTTGTGCGCAAGTTATAGGTAATGATATGGCTATTGCTGTTGGTGGTATGCAAGGACAATTTGAACTTAACGTTTTTAAACCTGTAATGGCATCTAATTTATTAGAAAGTGCTCAATTACTAGGAGATGCATCTGTTTCTTTTGAAGAGCACTGTGCAAGCGGTATAGAGCCAAACCAAGCACGTATAGATGAATTACTTAAAAACTCATTAATGCTTGTTACAGCTTTAAATACTAAAATTGGTTATTATAAAGCTGCAGAAATAGCAAATACTGCTCATAAAAACGGAACAACCTTGAAGGAGGAAGCCGTTAATTTAGGATATGTAACCGCAGAAGAATTTGATGAATGGGTTAAGCCAGAAGATATGGTAAGCTCTAAAAAGTAG
- the miaE gene encoding tRNA-(ms[2]io[6]A)-hydroxylase has translation MLHLKLETDPRWVTIVESNLEEILTDHAWCEQKAATNAITIITLNSEHEELVTELIKLAQEELEHFEMVHNIIKERGYTLGRERKDHYVNQLFKFTQKGGSRQQAMVDRLLFSAMIEARSCERFKLLSERIKDKELSKFYRELMISEAGHYTTFLGFARQYGEGIDVEKRWKELVEFEGELIKSYGKNETIHG, from the coding sequence ATGTTACATCTTAAATTAGAAACAGACCCACGTTGGGTAACAATTGTAGAAAGTAATTTAGAAGAAATACTTACAGACCACGCTTGGTGCGAACAAAAGGCAGCTACCAATGCAATTACAATAATCACTTTAAACAGTGAGCATGAAGAGTTGGTGACAGAGCTTATAAAACTGGCACAAGAAGAATTAGAGCACTTTGAGATGGTGCATAATATCATAAAAGAACGTGGTTATACTTTAGGTAGAGAACGTAAAGACCATTACGTTAATCAACTTTTTAAGTTTACTCAAAAGGGTGGAAGCAGACAACAAGCAATGGTAGATAGACTTTTGTTTTCTGCTATGATTGAAGCTAGAAGCTGCGAGCGTTTTAAACTACTTTCTGAACGTATTAAGGATAAAGAATTATCTAAATTTTATAGAGAGTTAATGATTAGTGAAGCTGGTCACTACACAACCTTCTTAGGCTTTGCAAGACAATATGGTGAAGGTATAGATGTTGAAAAGCGTTGGAAAGAACTTGTAGAGTTTGAAGGTGAGCTAATTAAAAGTTATGGGAAGAATGAAACCATACATGGTTAG
- a CDS encoding anthranilate synthase component I family protein, protein MRVNKTFTLKNTSHFKQQLLQWSQEFNEVVWLDSNLHTQAYSEYDAILAVDGFTVLKTDAQNAFEDLKTYQSTTKDWLFGYLSYDLKNDTELLTSNNFDGLNFPDLYFFQPKKLWLLKDNILEAHYLAMVDDEIDEDFNTINTLQLFEEVSSNTLKIKLRTSKDDYFKKLNNILEHIHRGDIYEANFCQEFYTSGHITPLATYKRLNVISKPPFASFVKLFNNYALCASPERYLKKSKTTVVSQPIKGTSKRSKDKNKDNALKKALENDPKERSENIMIVDLVRNDLSKTASKGSVTVQELCKVYTFEQVHQLISTVTSQVSDSLSPIDVLQSTFPMGSMTGAPKVSAMKIIEEYEDAKRGLYSGAIGYITPNGDFDFNVVIRSILYNAEKAYISYSVGGAITANSIPEKEYEECLIKAKAMREALLNNA, encoded by the coding sequence TTGCGTGTAAATAAAACCTTTACTCTTAAGAACACTTCTCATTTTAAACAACAACTTCTTCAATGGTCTCAAGAGTTTAATGAGGTTGTTTGGTTAGACTCTAATCTGCATACTCAAGCATACTCAGAATATGATGCTATTTTAGCTGTAGATGGTTTTACGGTATTAAAAACAGATGCACAAAATGCTTTCGAAGACCTTAAGACATATCAATCTACTACTAAAGATTGGCTCTTTGGCTATTTATCTTATGACTTAAAAAATGACACAGAGCTTCTTACCTCTAATAATTTTGATGGCTTAAATTTTCCAGATCTTTATTTTTTTCAACCTAAAAAATTATGGTTGTTAAAGGATAATATTTTAGAAGCACACTATCTAGCAATGGTAGATGATGAGATAGATGAAGATTTTAATACTATTAATACGCTTCAGCTATTTGAGGAAGTATCATCTAACACATTAAAAATTAAATTAAGAACCTCAAAAGATGATTACTTTAAAAAGCTAAATAACATTTTAGAGCATATTCATAGAGGAGATATTTATGAAGCTAATTTTTGCCAGGAGTTTTACACGTCTGGACATATAACACCATTAGCAACCTATAAACGTTTAAATGTTATTTCAAAGCCGCCATTTGCAAGCTTTGTAAAGTTGTTTAATAATTATGCCTTATGTGCGTCTCCAGAGCGATATTTAAAAAAATCAAAAACTACAGTTGTAAGTCAGCCAATAAAAGGAACTTCTAAACGGTCTAAGGATAAGAATAAGGATAATGCTCTAAAAAAAGCATTAGAAAACGATCCCAAAGAGCGTTCTGAAAATATTATGATTGTAGATTTGGTTAGAAATGATCTATCTAAAACTGCAAGTAAAGGATCTGTGACAGTACAAGAACTTTGCAAAGTTTATACGTTTGAGCAGGTACATCAACTAATTTCTACAGTTACATCTCAAGTAAGTGACAGTTTATCTCCAATTGATGTTTTACAAAGTACATTTCCTATGGGCAGTATGACAGGAGCACCAAAGGTAAGTGCCATGAAAATTATTGAAGAATATGAAGACGCTAAACGTGGTTTATACAGTGGTGCTATAGGTTACATAACTCCTAACGGTGATTTTGATTTTAATGTAGTCATTAGAAGTATACTATACAATGCAGAAAAAGCCTACATTTCTTATTCTGTTGGTGGTGCCATTACTGCCAACTCAATACCAGAAAAAGAATATGAAGAATGTCTTATAAAAGCAAAAGCTATGCGAGAAGCCTTACTAAACAACGCATAA
- a CDS encoding DUF3307 domain-containing protein, protein MDISLFLILQLIAHLLTDFVFQNNRLATDKNTKGFKSSFLIWHGLIAILLSWLLSFQLNFIIGALLIGISHYIIDGCKPFLNNHKSLGRYAFYIDQFLHIILFIAVSLTFFTLTDFNPVINVIAAKQYIVLTAGFLFILKPTNIFIKEMLSTFEIESTPQSQELEKAGRLIGILERILVVIFVLIGQFGAIGFLIAAKSILRYKDTDLLKTEYVLIGTKLSFGIAVLVGLLIQLILTL, encoded by the coding sequence ATGGACATCAGCCTATTTTTAATCTTGCAATTAATAGCACACCTTCTTACAGACTTCGTATTTCAAAATAACAGACTTGCTACAGATAAAAACACAAAAGGATTTAAAAGCAGTTTTTTAATCTGGCACGGTTTAATCGCCATACTCCTATCTTGGTTGTTATCTTTTCAACTTAACTTTATAATAGGCGCCTTACTAATAGGAATTTCCCACTATATAATCGATGGTTGCAAACCTTTTCTAAATAACCATAAGAGTTTGGGCAGGTATGCATTTTATATAGATCAATTTCTACATATAATACTTTTTATTGCTGTCTCACTTACCTTCTTTACGCTAACAGACTTTAATCCCGTAATAAATGTGATAGCTGCAAAACAATATATAGTACTAACTGCAGGCTTTTTATTCATATTAAAACCAACAAATATCTTTATTAAGGAAATGCTTTCAACTTTTGAAATTGAAAGCACACCACAATCTCAAGAATTAGAAAAAGCAGGGCGTCTTATTGGAATCTTAGAACGTATTTTAGTGGTAATATTTGTCCTAATTGGGCAATTTGGAGCAATAGGGTTTCTTATCGCTGCAAAATCTATCTTACGTTACAAGGATACAGATTTACTAAAAACAGAATATGTGCTTATTGGCACTAAGCTTAGTTTTGGAATAGCAGTATTAGTAGGATTACTAATACAATTAATTCTTACATTATAA
- the ccsA gene encoding cytochrome c biogenesis protein, whose translation MALLFIVFAVAMGVGTFVESYYSTETARQYIYNAHWFEVIMVLFAINFFGNIFRYNLHKREKWSTLLLHMSFVLIIVGAGITRYIGFEGIMPIREGQATNKFMSEKTFLTFMIDGEVDGEALRRRKSEELLLAPKGNNDITINTDFKGDPISFKVVNYIHGAEEGFRETEDGSNYIKIVEAGGGNRHDHFIKEGEVVSIHNVLFAYNKPTDGAINITVPEDGSDYLIKTPFEGDFMRMADQFKGEVLKDSVQKLNLRSLYNVAGMQFVFPDPVVKGEEGIVETEQKSKGQADAVTLEVKANGDTKNIQLLGSKGRMPDPKKLEVGGYDIYLSYGSKEYELPFALMLKDFEAKKYPGTENNPTPSYQSFKSKVDIVDDGESVPYEIYMNHVLDKDGYRFFQASFDADEKGTILSVNHDFWGTWITYIGYFLLYLGLMLILFDKGSRFGQLKKMLDKVKAKKQALTILLVLSTALGFAQTTDDGHDHSDPNHVHEDVQEIDQERLDSLIVANAVSKEHAEEFGKMIIQDAGGRMKPANTYSSELLRKLSKADSYNGLTSDQVLISMLENPTVWYNIPLIHVERKNDSIRHITGVDEDAKLLPLAKFFDATGTYRLAPYLEDAYQAQNPTSFQKDFIKTDQKVNLLYSALEGDLLKIFPVPGAENNKWVSYPELKEHSFTGRDSVFAYNALPIYLTTLRQAKQTQGYAQATEVLETIKKFQSNHGAEIMPSDQKVKTEILYNKYDVFRNLFWMFMLAGLITLLFVILKIFYNNKFIKSLVLIGKIAIILLFIIHTAGLIARWYISGHAPWSDAYESMIYVAWATMFFGLAFGRKSDLTLASTAFVASMILMIAHWNWMDPAIANLVPVLDSYWLMIHVAVIVGSYGPFTLGMILGVVSLLLMIFTNSNNKAKMKLNIREITIITEMALTVGLVMLTIGNFLGGQWANESWGRYWGWDPKETWALISIMVYAFVIHMRLVPGLRGRWFFNFMSIVAFASIMMTYFGVNFYLSGLHSYASGDKVITPDFIYYSIAVVVILGALSYWKYKKHYYKGDYNK comes from the coding sequence ATGGCCTTACTTTTTATCGTTTTTGCGGTAGCAATGGGTGTAGGTACTTTTGTTGAAAGTTATTACAGTACAGAGACCGCAAGGCAATACATTTATAATGCACATTGGTTTGAGGTTATCATGGTGTTATTTGCCATAAATTTCTTCGGAAACATTTTTAGATATAACCTTCACAAGAGAGAAAAGTGGTCTACACTATTATTACATATGTCTTTTGTACTTATTATAGTTGGAGCAGGAATTACACGTTATATAGGTTTTGAAGGTATTATGCCTATTAGAGAAGGACAAGCCACAAATAAATTTATGTCTGAAAAAACCTTTTTAACTTTTATGATTGATGGTGAGGTAGATGGCGAAGCATTGCGAAGACGTAAAAGTGAAGAGCTATTACTAGCACCTAAAGGAAATAATGACATTACAATAAACACAGATTTTAAGGGCGATCCTATTTCTTTTAAGGTAGTTAATTACATTCATGGTGCAGAAGAAGGTTTTAGAGAAACAGAAGATGGAAGTAATTACATAAAAATTGTAGAAGCTGGTGGCGGTAACCGTCACGATCACTTTATTAAGGAAGGCGAAGTTGTAAGTATTCATAATGTTCTTTTTGCTTATAACAAACCAACAGATGGCGCAATAAATATTACAGTACCAGAAGATGGTAGTGATTACCTTATAAAAACACCTTTTGAAGGTGATTTTATGAGAATGGCAGATCAATTTAAAGGCGAAGTTTTAAAAGATTCTGTTCAGAAATTAAACCTGCGTTCGCTTTATAATGTTGCTGGTATGCAGTTTGTATTTCCAGATCCAGTTGTAAAAGGAGAAGAAGGCATTGTTGAAACTGAGCAAAAATCTAAAGGGCAGGCAGATGCTGTAACATTAGAGGTAAAAGCTAATGGAGACACAAAGAATATTCAATTATTAGGGAGTAAAGGACGTATGCCAGACCCTAAGAAATTAGAAGTTGGAGGCTATGATATTTACCTAAGCTATGGTAGTAAGGAATATGAACTTCCATTTGCTTTAATGCTAAAAGATTTTGAGGCTAAAAAATATCCAGGAACAGAAAACAATCCCACACCAAGTTACCAATCTTTTAAAAGTAAGGTAGACATTGTAGACGATGGTGAAAGTGTTCCTTATGAAATCTATATGAATCACGTATTAGATAAAGATGGCTATCGCTTCTTCCAAGCTTCTTTTGATGCCGATGAAAAAGGAACAATCTTATCTGTTAATCACGATTTCTGGGGTACGTGGATTACGTATATCGGGTACTTCTTATTATACTTAGGACTTATGCTAATTTTATTTGATAAAGGTTCTCGTTTTGGCCAACTAAAGAAAATGTTGGATAAAGTAAAAGCTAAAAAACAAGCGTTAACAATTTTACTTGTGCTAAGTACAGCTTTAGGCTTTGCACAAACTACAGATGATGGTCATGACCATAGTGACCCTAATCACGTACACGAAGATGTACAAGAAATAGATCAAGAACGATTAGACTCTCTAATTGTAGCTAATGCAGTAAGCAAAGAACACGCAGAAGAGTTTGGTAAGATGATTATACAAGATGCTGGCGGTCGTATGAAACCAGCAAACACGTATTCATCAGAGCTTTTAAGAAAGTTAAGTAAGGCAGACTCGTACAATGGTCTTACTAGTGATCAGGTTCTTATAAGTATGTTAGAGAACCCTACAGTTTGGTATAATATTCCATTAATACATGTGGAACGTAAAAACGATTCAATTCGTCATATTACAGGTGTAGATGAAGATGCTAAACTACTACCATTAGCAAAATTCTTTGATGCTACAGGAACATATAGACTGGCACCTTATTTAGAAGATGCCTATCAAGCTCAAAACCCTACATCATTTCAAAAAGATTTTATAAAAACAGATCAAAAGGTAAACTTGCTTTACAGTGCTTTAGAAGGAGATTTATTAAAAATATTTCCAGTTCCTGGAGCAGAAAACAACAAATGGGTAAGCTATCCAGAATTAAAGGAACATAGCTTTACGGGACGAGACTCGGTATTTGCCTATAATGCACTACCAATTTACTTAACAACATTAAGACAAGCTAAACAAACACAAGGTTATGCTCAAGCAACTGAGGTCTTAGAAACAATTAAAAAGTTTCAAAGTAACCATGGTGCAGAAATTATGCCTTCAGACCAAAAGGTTAAAACAGAAATACTTTATAATAAGTACGATGTCTTCAGGAATTTATTTTGGATGTTTATGCTTGCAGGTCTAATAACTCTACTGTTTGTAATTCTTAAAATATTTTATAATAACAAGTTTATTAAAAGCTTGGTTTTAATTGGTAAAATTGCCATTATCCTACTATTTATAATACATACTGCCGGCTTAATAGCACGTTGGTATATTTCTGGTCACGCACCTTGGAGTGATGCTTATGAGAGTATGATATATGTGGCTTGGGCTACTATGTTCTTCGGCTTGGCTTTTGGTCGTAAAAGTGATTTAACTTTGGCGTCTACAGCATTTGTAGCTTCAATGATATTAATGATTGCTCATTGGAATTGGATGGATCCTGCAATAGCTAACCTTGTACCTGTATTAGATAGTTATTGGTTAATGATTCACGTTGCTGTAATTGTTGGTAGTTATGGACCATTTACATTGGGTATGATATTAGGTGTTGTTTCACTATTGTTAATGATTTTTACCAATTCGAATAATAAAGCTAAAATGAAACTTAACATACGTGAGATAACCATTATTACAGAGATGGCACTTACAGTTGGTTTAGTAATGCTTACCATAGGTAATTTCTTAGGTGGGCAATGGGCCAATGAAAGTTGGGGACGTTATTGGGGTTGGGACCCTAAAGAAACTTGGGCACTAATTAGTATTATGGTATATGCATTTGTGATACATATGCGATTAGTACCTGGTTTAAGAGGTCGCTGGTTTTTCAACTTTATGTCTATCGTTGCGTTTGCAAGTATCATGATGACGTATTTTGGAGTTAACTTTTACCTTTCTGGATTGCATAGTTATGCAAGTGGAGATAAAGTAATAACTCCAGATTTTATCTACTACTCAATTGCAGTGGTTGTAATTTTAGGAGCTTTGTCTTATTGGAAATACAAAAAGCACTATTATAAAGGAGATTATAATAAATAG